The sequence CTCCCCAGGCGGAATACTAAAAACGTTAGCGACGGCACCCGGAGCACTAATAACTCCAGACACCAAGTATTCATCGTTTAGGGCCAGGACTACCGGGGTATCTAATCCCGTTTGCTCCCCTGGCTTTCGCCTCAGCGTCAGTGTCAGCCCAGCAACCCGTCTTCACCTCAGGTGTTCCTCTCGATATCTACGCATTTCACCGCTACACCGAGAATTCCGATTGCCCCTTCTGCACTCTAGCACTGCAGTATCACTTGGCCGTTCCGGGTTAAGCCCGGAGATTTCACAAGTGACTTACAATGCCGCCTACGCGCCCTTTACGCCCAGTAAATCCGAACAACGCTTGGTCCCTACGTATTACCGCGGCTGCTGGCACGTAGTTAGCCGGACCTTATAAATGGTACCGTCATTTATTCTTCCCATTCTTTCGAAGTTTACATACCGAAATACTTCATCCTTCACGCGGCGTTGCTGGGTCAGGCTTTCGCCCATTGCCCAAAATTCCCGACTGCTGCCTCCCGTAGGAGTCTGACCCGTTATTCAGTGTCAGTGTGACCGACCGTCCTCTTAGACCGGTTACAGATCGGAGCCTTGGTAAGCCATTACCTTACCAACTAGCTAATCTGCCGCAAGCTCCTCTTCAAGCGGATTGCTCCTTTAACAACTGTCACCATTAGGTGCCGCGCATTATGCGGTATTAGCGTTCGTTTCCGACGTTATTCCCCACTCGAAGGTAGATTACTTACGTGTTACTCACCCGTGCGCCACTTTATGCACTCTCCGAAGAGAGCTTTAATCGTTCGACTTGCATGTCTGAGGCACGCCGCCAGCGTTGATTCTGAGCCAGGATCAAACTCTCGTTGATTTCCTAGTTCATTATTGCCAACAGGTGGTCGCCTGTTGGACTTTCCATACGAATTAACACATGGACACGCATATCTAGTTTTCAAATATCAACTTCACAACCTCAACCTTCTCCGTCGAGGCGAAACTATTGATTATACAGAACCGTCAACCACTGTCAAGCGGCAATCGTGATTATCTGAATAATTTTTCAAAACCGCCCGAAGACCAATGCCCGAGAGGAAATTATGATTCTCTTATTAAGCCCTTGCTTTGTCAAGGAGCGGCACCTCGTTCTGCGGTTGCTTTGATCTCTTAAAAAGGATTGGAGCGGGCGACGAGGGTCGAACTCGCGACTTTCAGCTTGGGAAGCTGACACTCTACCACTGAGTTACGCCCGCTTTTGAGCGGAATAATAGCACGGCCCCGGCCAACTTTCCTAATCCTTTTTTGCTGCGAGCAAGAGATCGATCACCTCTCGCACAGCCCCGCGTCCGCCTTTGTTCCCGGTAACCAAATGAGCACCTGCACGGACGGCTTCGTGAGCGTCGGCAACCGCAACGGCAAGGCCGACAAATGGGAAGACCTCGGCATCGGGCGTGTCGTCGCCGATGTAGGCAACCTCCTCGCGTCGAACGCCAGCCTCCACGATCAGATCGTTCAGCGCCGAGACCTTCTCTTTCCTGCCCTGGTAGATAAAGCTCACACCAAGCTGTCTGGCCCTCATGTCTACTATTGGCGAGTTCCGGCCCGTAATGATACCTGAACGGAAGCCGGCCGCATGCAACATCACCAGGCCCTGGCCGTCGCGGGCATAAAAGACCTTGAGTTCTTCGCCCGTTGCTCCGAAGTAAAGGCGCCCATCAGTGAGAACGCCGTCACAGTCCATCAGCAAGCATTTGATCTGACGCACCCGCGACAATAGCTCTGATGAGAGTTCGCTCATCCTGTGACCTATCGGACCTCAAAAATATCGACCGCCACCAATTTCCACGCACCGCCCGAATTCACCAGCCTAAACACCGCAAGGCCTGTCTCTTCGTTACGATTTAGGAGTTTAATGTTCATGTTCGCCTCGACCAGTAGGGTCGATGGGTCAAGCTGATCGACATGGCTCACCTGCGTCAACCACCGTTCGGTCGAACCTGACACGCCGCTCGAGAATCGAGTAACCTCACCCGGCCCTACCATCGCCTCGACCTCGGCCTTTCGATTGCCGGACACGGCCTTATCAAAATCAACAAAGAACTGCTTGACCGCTGCCGCAACGGGACCTCCACCGCCCAGCCGCCTCCTAATATTCCTTGCCGCGAGGCTGGCCCCGTAGTCCGAATCTGTGACGATCGCGGTCTCACAATATCTTAAGGCGGCAGCATTCTGATTCGATCGGGTCGCCACCTCTCCAAGTCCAACGTTCGCCCACGCAAGGCTGCGAGCCGCCGGCAGCTTCTCATTCAACACGGCACGAAATTCCCTTTCGGCCTCCGTATTCTTGTTTTGAGCAAGCAGAGCCCTTCCCAATAGAACGCGAAGGTCATCCGATCGGGGCAGCTCACGCAGCATCGTCCGTGCCGTTGCCTCAGCGTTCGCATATTCCTGCTTGTCAAACAAGCGCTTTACCGCGAGCAATGGATCGCCGTCGGTCGATTCGCGCGGCGCAACATCATCCGAATAGTCCGTCTGCGGATATAGCTTTTCTGCATCTATCTCCACCCGGATGATCTTTTCGGCGCTGCGAAAAATCACCTCGCCAAAGCTTGTCGCCCTGATCGTCGTGGGCGAAACGATCTTTCCGCCGGCGGCCGTGAAGGCAGCGACATCCACGGTAGCATCCATTGTGCCTGTATTGCGGACGGCCACCTTAGTATCGGATCCCGTCGCCTGTGGTAAGCCGACGAGGAGGTTCATCTCGGTCACCTGATCGAAAAGGACGTCCAACAGCGGCTTTTGTGACACAAATGCCGTTCGCAGATCCGCTACATTCAGTTCGCCGTCCTGCATGTTCGCGCGCACCGTGCTCCAGAACTCATCGGCCCCGAGTCGTCTTGCCAGGATCCTCCACATCATCGCGCCTTTATTCGCGACCTCAGGATAATAATAGTCGTCGAGTGGCGACACAGTACTCATCGGCATATCGCGTTTTGATACGCCCGCATAAGACGTCCGTTGTCGTAGTCGTTCAATGTCGGCGATGTCCTTACCAAACTTGTTCTCGATAAACTGCGTTGCCAGGTATCGAACCATGCCTTCGCTTATCACCCCATAACCATCACCGGCGACCGAAACCGAATTGCCCAGCCACAAGCGCGCCGCAGCTTCCGCAATGTTCATCGCCGTCGTCGAATCCACGGCCGACCGGCGAAAGGCCGCTTCGTCCACCAAGAGCGTCCCGCCGCCGCTGAATCCAGCCCCGCGTCGCGTCGAGACGATCCTCAACGGAGCATCAGGTGCTTTCCCCAGGAACCCCGACATGAAGCTGCGGGCCTCGGAGAAAAGAGCCGTCATCTCGTCACCCCTTTTTTGTCCCTCAGGCCCGGTCCCCTTAGGAGCAAGAACCGAAACGCCGTTCAGCGTTGTGACGCCCCAGTCACCGGCGACGAAGAACGGCTGCACCAGCAATCTGTCATCAAAAGCTCCGGCAGACGCCATTCCTGACGACGCGATCGAAAGTCCGGCCGAGAAATTGACCTTTATTCGAGTAGGTGCTCGATCCGGGCCCTGGGTAAAGAACCAGCTATTCGGCGTCGGATACCAGTACGAGGACGGCAAGAGATGGGCCCCGCCCTGAGTCAATGACGCCGCCCCGCCATTCTCCTTAATGTTCAATCTGTACTCGACGGCGACCGCTAACACTCCGCCGGCAATGATCGGTCCCGGCCTCAAAGAAACGCGTTGCAGGCTCACGCCTGAATTGATCTTCTCCTCATTCTTGGAGAAGTCCGAATCTGCATCATTGAGCCTAACTGTCGTAATTTCTGCGGTCGGCGAGATCCTCAGGGTTAGCGAGGACGCAGGACGCGGCGAGATATTCTTAAGGCTAAGCCGGGCACGGATCGGGATCGACCTTGAGCCGTCGGCCGGCAAGGTAACATCGATATCATATTTTTGGACCTGCCAAGTCGCCGAAGGCTTTGCCGGATCCTGGCCCAATACAAACCCTGCAGCGCAGATAACGAACAGGCAGGCTAAAACAGTATGAATCAGTCTCATAGTCATTTCTCGAAGCGAAACGAATAACGTCAAAACTCCAGCGCTCCGGCCGGAAGCTCTATTTTGCCCGCCTCAAAATAGTGTTTCGTGACATCGTCCTCGATATGATAGACGTTGATGTTGTTCTTCTTTAGATCAACAAAAATGAAGTAGGTGTTTGCTCCGCAGTTATGAGCCTCGCAGGCGCTGGCCTTAAATACGCCATCTTTTATCTGGATCGGCGACTCGACGTTCCAATGCATCGAGGTCCGCAAAGTCCTTGCCAAGCAGCTTCTTCAACCTGTCCCTAAGTTCCGGTATCTTCAGCAGCTTGATATCTGCCGGATACTTTCCGGACGCCTTCTCCAACGTGGAAATAAACGACGGAGTGGCCGGCGACGCCTCGGCGACTGGCGAACGAGTCGGCAACGGCGTCTTTGTCGCGATCGGGACCGCGTTCGTATTGTTCGCGCTGCTGTTCGACGTAAATCTTGAAAGATCGCACCCGAGCACCGCTAAGACAAACGCAAGAATGGCCACAGGATACTTCGCAGGTGATCACCTCAACATCGACGATCTATCTGCGAATGATCGAATGGATCTCCTTCAGCTTGAGCAACAGCGGCTCCAATCGGCCCAATGGAAGCTGATTCGGACCATCGCTTGGCGCGTTCGTCGGGTCGTCATGGACCTCCATAAAGACGGCATCAACGCCGCAGGCGACGCCTGCACGGGCGAAATCTTCGATGAATTCGGCCTGACCGCCCGTTGCCTTTCCAAGGCCGCCGGGTAATTGGAGTGAATGTGTCACGTCAAACACGACTGGTACTCCGAACGATCGCATCACCGGAAACGACCGCAGATCGACGACAAGATTATTGTAGCCAAAGCTCGTCCCGCGTTCGGTTAGCAATATCTTTTCGCAGCCCGCAGCCCGCAGTTTCTCAACGATATTCTCGGCGTCCCACGGACTAAGGAACTGTCCCTTTTTCACGTTGACCGCCTTGCCCGTCTTCGCCGCTGCAACCAGCAGATCGGTCTGCCTGCAGAGAAATGCCGGTATCTGAAGCATGTCCGCAACCTCGGCGGCTTTCTCAGCTTGCCACGGCTCGTGGATGTCCGTGATCACCGGCACGCCGATCTCGTCCTTCACCTGAGCGAGCACCGACAATCCGAACTCCATCCCGTCACCTCGAAAGCTGTCGATCGAACTACGGTTCGCCTTATCGAACGACGATTTGTATACAAGGCCAAGCCCGACGCGCTTACAGACATCACTGATCTCCTTCGCCATGAATAGCGCGTGCTGAGACGACTCAACAACACACGGCCCGGCGATGATCGTCAAACCACCATCGCCAAAGGAAACGTCTCCGACCTGAAAAATTCCCATAGAAGAAGGAACAACGGATTACACAGATTAACACAGATCGTCTGAGTCCCTGATCGGCGCAAATCCGCGTGAATCCGTTGTTTCTTTATTCGGATCTTGCCTCAGCCCGCTCGGGCATCTCGACCTG is a genomic window of Chloracidobacterium sp. containing:
- a CDS encoding HAD hydrolase family protein: MSELSSELLSRVRQIKCLLMDCDGVLTDGRLYFGATGEELKVFYARDGQGLVMLHAAGFRSGIITGRNSPIVDMRARQLGVSFIYQGRKEKVSALNDLIVEAGVRREEVAYIGDDTPDAEVFPFVGLAVAVADAHEAVRAGAHLVTGNKGGRGAVREVIDLLLAAKKD
- a CDS encoding tetratricopeptide repeat protein; the encoded protein is MRLIHTVLACLFVICAAGFVLGQDPAKPSATWQVQKYDIDVTLPADGSRSIPIRARLSLKNISPRPASSLTLRISPTAEITTVRLNDADSDFSKNEEKINSGVSLQRVSLRPGPIIAGGVLAVAVEYRLNIKENGGAASLTQGGAHLLPSSYWYPTPNSWFFTQGPDRAPTRIKVNFSAGLSIASSGMASAGAFDDRLLVQPFFVAGDWGVTTLNGVSVLAPKGTGPEGQKRGDEMTALFSEARSFMSGFLGKAPDAPLRIVSTRRGAGFSGGGTLLVDEAAFRRSAVDSTTAMNIAEAAARLWLGNSVSVAGDGYGVISEGMVRYLATQFIENKFGKDIADIERLRQRTSYAGVSKRDMPMSTVSPLDDYYYPEVANKGAMMWRILARRLGADEFWSTVRANMQDGELNVADLRTAFVSQKPLLDVLFDQVTEMNLLVGLPQATGSDTKVAVRNTGTMDATVDVAAFTAAGGKIVSPTTIRATSFGEVIFRSAEKIIRVEIDAEKLYPQTDYSDDVAPRESTDGDPLLAVKRLFDKQEYANAEATARTMLRELPRSDDLRVLLGRALLAQNKNTEAEREFRAVLNEKLPAARSLAWANVGLGEVATRSNQNAAALRYCETAIVTDSDYGASLAARNIRRRLGGGGPVAAAVKQFFVDFDKAVSGNRKAEVEAMVGPGEVTRFSSGVSGSTERWLTQVSHVDQLDPSTLLVEANMNIKLLNRNEETGLAVFRLVNSGGAWKLVAVDIFEVR
- the kdsA gene encoding 3-deoxy-8-phosphooctulonate synthase codes for the protein MGIFQVGDVSFGDGGLTIIAGPCVVESSQHALFMAKEISDVCKRVGLGLVYKSSFDKANRSSIDSFRGDGMEFGLSVLAQVKDEIGVPVITDIHEPWQAEKAAEVADMLQIPAFLCRQTDLLVAAAKTGKAVNVKKGQFLSPWDAENIVEKLRAAGCEKILLTERGTSFGYNNLVVDLRSFPVMRSFGVPVVFDVTHSLQLPGGLGKATGGQAEFIEDFARAGVACGVDAVFMEVHDDPTNAPSDGPNQLPLGRLEPLLLKLKEIHSIIRR